In Stomoxys calcitrans chromosome 2, idStoCalc2.1, whole genome shotgun sequence, the following proteins share a genomic window:
- the LOC106094216 gene encoding uncharacterized protein LOC106094216 translates to MVTSKADNQTVALPKMNSVRSRKASGSNSSAVRLLESDHQETSSSVSRNSVYKLKIDLMFDDTSRSARSQRLDDPHGSHRTRSIIMYGRSELASTGGDSSRSITSYLHETNETAKILADNTKKDVQRISNSVQAQIEQLFTDVAKDATSSFPVTCLGSLPLKDKVTSLLGLQEPLRDLYLKEIIEEKRNIGTLDICATGLRVKVTTKGNNSTKSSEVGDITPFHNIAVWSAVKFTVSADDGGAAFLPLITSPENIDKSLLFQPLSVVEQKRLAKNQHAPIFAVVMRSAGMPKVLECHGFICKSTEDAIVIAATLYQSLMAHVSSNSHRSTKRRTPRNQNGVSCISIASSSAITGSNYLTRSQLTSGGRKSSFRSTSGSIGNVPSVSSRSGRKKRVATSSLSSSSNIINEAAETSTEERKRKSHKAKRAPPIPTTVPGEMSRKLHSSGRESRNSPSHPYFDKLDSTRKSNNTGHAKKTSGATVYRASQLLGNGLPPAVVAAAVASSGNGLRTGDMSGDIFTRVAIPRSGSFLNTGGLTRYKSRAARRHSDKIGSGGGGGGSPLGFSELFNEFRLHENLHSLDDILSAIIDADGMSFNDLKPIYKEFLLKLAVTLTKDELFQRSKNIMRRQKKKKLKRKLYSNNSQKKPKTPIFGTKSLKKVFQLGQFRSCRGKPPKPPRNKDLENHHRKSDPPIIIGPPTTISQHPTHGRSSSNRQHNQRNRATTSGSDVSLVRPENAFPGLNRNSSSGYVSCSECSYDSESCTCTSADRCYCSLRTDQLNEKELRRRNERKSSKKLAQNTNTNRQSLISCKSDDKCYCSLVEEENVVTGAEEDSHHTHSDTTWCDTDSCISASKCYCKRIEPNAALNRALEINGKNKSHKRKSRSSTRKSSEKLAVDYELFNLNSNGSSKPVQTHEALSVKKSVEAAAIFADVKLSQTTDIKSLCSNPNARNSVTSRSYSIASRKQSHSYRKRESFSIGRKNEKNAAPLQSLSSSSSQKSCSADDLLKQLSYIEKNIARAASVHSGKSKTREIILRENFQNNYQSMRAVSASLEDTLGYLP, encoded by the exons CCGATCAGCTCGCAGCCAACGCCTCGATGATCCACATGGATCCCATCGAACAAGATCTATAATTATGTATGGTCGAAGTGAATTGGCCAGTACAGGCGGCGACAGTTCGCGTTCCATTACTAGTTACTTGCATGAAACCAATGAGACTGCAAAAATTCTTGCAGACAATACCAAAAAAGACGTGCAAAGAATTAGCAACAGTGTCCAGGCGCAGATCGAACAGCTATTTACAGATGTCGCTAAAGATGCCACAAGTAGTTTTCCGGTAACATGCCTCGGATCACTACCACTAAAGGATAAAGTGACCAGCTTGCTGGGTCTTCAAGAACCGCTAAGAGACTTATATTTAAAGGAAATCATTGAAGAG AAACGAAATATAGGCACCCTCGACATTTGCGCCACAGGACTACGAGTGAAGGTTACAACAAAAGGCAATAACAGCACGAAATCATCAGAAGTAGGAGATATCACTCCGTTTCACAACATTGCCGTATGGTCGGCTGTGAAGTTTACAGTGTCCGCAGATGATGGCGGTGCAGCGTTCCTGCCATTAATTACATCGCCTGAAAATATTGACAAGAGTTTACTTTTTCAACCTCTAAG tGTGGTGGAACAAAAGCGACTGGCTAAAAATCAACATGCCCCTATTTTCGCAGTCGTCATGCGATCAGCTGGTATGCCAAAAGTCCTAGAATGTCATGGATTCATTTGCAAGAGCACTGAAGATGCCATCGTCATTGCTGCAACACTATATCAAAGCCTTATGGCCCACGTCAGTTCTAATTCTCACCGCAGCACCAAGCGACGCACTCCACGTAATCAGAATGGAGTCAGCTGTATCAGCATTGCTAGCAGCTCGGCCATCACTGGATCCAACTATCTGACACGTTCTCAGCTAACGTCAGGTGGGCGGAAGAGCTCATTCCGTAGCACAAGTGGAAGCATTGGGAATGTGCCTTCGGTGTCTTCAAGATCGGGACGCAAGAAGCGAGTTGCTACAAGTTCGCTTAGTTCTAGCAGCAATATCATTAATGAAGCTGCAGAGACCTCGACGGAAGAGAGAAAGCGTAAATCACACAAAGCGAAACGGGCACCCCCAATACCAACAACAGTGCCAGGGGAAATGTCAAGAAAGCTGCATTCTTCTGGTCGTGAGAGTCGTAATTCCCCATCGCATCCGTATTTTGATAAATTGGACAGCACAAGGAAAAGCAACAATACAGGACATGCAAAGAAAACAAGTGGCGCGACAGTCTACAGAGCATCTCAGCTgctgggcaatggtttgccaccgGCTGTTGTAGCTGCGGCAGTAGCTTCCTCAGGCAACGGTTTACGAACTGGCGACATGAGCGGTGATATTTTTACACGTGTTGCAATACCAAGATCCGGTAGCTTCCTCAACACGGGAGGCCTTACGCGATATAAATCGAGAGCAGCACGTCGCCATTCCGATAAAATTGGTTCGGGAGGTGGCGGTGGTGG TTCACCACTTGGTTTCAGCGAACTCTTCAACGAATTCCGCTTACACGAGAATCTACACTCGTTGGATGATATTTTGTCTGCCATCATCGATGCCGATGGAATGTCGTTCAATGACTTGAAACCAATCTATAAGGAATTTCTACTGAAGCTGGCAGTAACACTGACAAAAGATGAGCTCTTTCAGAGATCGAAAAACATCATGCGTCgccagaagaagaagaagctaaAGCGCAAGCTCTATTCCAATAATTCCCAA AAAAAACCGAAAACCCCTATTTTTGGCACAAAAAGTTTGAAGAAGGTTTTTCAGTTAGGACAGTTTCGCTCGTGTCGTGGAAAGCCACCAAAGCCGCCTCGGAATAAGGATTTAGAAAATCATCATCGAAAATCGGATCCTCCTATTATAATTGGACCGCCCACGACCATATCCCAACACCCCACTCATGGACGTTCCTCGTCCAATCGTCAGCACAACCAACGCAATCGTGCTACCACCAGCGGTTCCGATGTATCCCTAGTGCGTCCAGAGAATGCCTTTCCTGGATTGAACCGAAACAGTAGCAGCGG ATATGTCTCTTGCTCAGAATGTAGTTATGATTCCGAGTCATGCACGTGCACATCAGCGGATCGCTGCTATTGCAGTCTACGTACAGATCAGCTGAACGAGAAGGAATTACGCCGGCGGAATGAGCGTAAGTCATCGAAGAAGCTTGCCCAAAATACCAACACAAACCGTCAATCGCTGATTTCATGCAAGTCTGACGACAAGTGTTATTGTTCTTTGGTGGAGGAGGAGAACGTCGTCACCGGTGCCGAAGAAGACTCACATCATACACACTCTGACACCACCTGGTGCGATACGGACAGCTGCATTAGCGCCAGCAAATGTTATTGTAAGCGTATAGAACCCAATGCCGCCCTTAACAGAGCGTTGGAAATCAATGGCAAGAATAAATCCCACAAGCGTAAGTCCCGCTCATCAACACGCAAGTCTTCGGAAAAATTGGCCGTGGATTATGAACTTTTCAATTTAAACAGCAATGGCAGCAGTAAACCGGTCCAGACTCATGAAGCGTTGAGCGTCAAAAAAAGCGTTGAGGCTGCCGCCATTTTTGCCGATGTCAAGTTAAGTCAGACGACGGATATCAAAAGCCTTTGCTCTAACCCCAATGCCAGAAACAGCGTTACATCCCGCTCATACTCTATAGCATCGCGCAAACAGTCGCATTCATACCGCAAGAGAGAATCATTCAGCATTGGGCGCAAGAATGAAAAGAATGCTGCACCACTTCAGTCGTTGTCCTCCAGTTCGTCTCAGAAATCATGCAGTGCTGACGATTTGCTCAAGCAGCTGAGTTACATTGAGAAGAATATAGCCCGGGCCGCTTCAGTGCATAGCGGTAAGAGTAAAACGCGCGAAATAATTCTGCGggaaaatttccaaaacaaCTATCAATCGATGCGAGCTGTCAGTGCCTCTCTCGAGGACACCTTGGGATATTTGCCATAA